The following is a genomic window from Geobacillus subterraneus.
TCTCAAGAAACTCACTTGACTTCGCCGACCAGCCAAACTGATCAGTATTGTAACGGTAAATATGGCCGGCAACAAATAATGTCAACATAATATACGGATAGATCACCCAAAGGAACTGGTCAAGCAACGTCATGTGGCCTCCTCCGCTCTCATTGGAATATCCGCCCCATTTGTTTCTTCCAGAAATGCGTCCATGCCTGCAAGACAGCCGTCCAAAACAAAGAAATACGGGTGGTTAACCTCCTGCAGCCTGTCCGCCAACCCCTTGATGGCTTTGTGGTGGGCGAGAAGGACGTTTTTCGCATCGTTGACTGGGGCGACAGCGGCAAACTCGAGCATAAGCGGCAAGTAATCCGGCAGCTCATCCTCTGTCAATTCCAAACCTGCACGACGAAATGCTTCTTTTAGTTTTAACAGCGCTTGGCCGCGCTCTTTTTGATCGCCAAACAAGTAGTACGTAAGATACATCGTCGTTCGATCGCTCAAATCAAATGTTCGCACATAGAGCTCGCACAGCTCGTCGATCGCTTTTGTTTTCGCGTGGTCAAGAAACTGTAAAAACCGTTTGCGGGCTGTATGGTTGGCGAGCTTGGAAATTTCATAAAACAGCTGCTCATCTTCCAGCCATTCTCGTTCCGGGTACTGCAGCAAAATGGAAGCGAGCTTACATAGTTTCTGATGCTCTTCCACCCTCATCCCCCCAATCAAACGAGTAAAAACGTTCCGCATCATATTCAGAGCAACCGGAACAAGACTCCATAAACGCATAGCCGGCCGTCCCTTGACCGTAAAACGCGTTGCCGGCCTTTTCCCGATGGGAAGACGGAATGACATAACGGTCGGAATATTTCGCGACAGCCGAAAGCTTATACATTTCCTTGACCGTATGTTCATCCATGCCGACTTTCTCGAGGATACTCCGGTCTGGCTCTTTTCCTAGGTTTACCGCCCGCATGTAGCTGCGCATGGCCACCATTTTTTTCAGCACCGTGCGGATGACCTCCGTGTCACCGGCAGCCAACAAATTAGCCAAATACTCAATTGGAATGCGCATTTGGTCAATCGCCGGAAAAATGACATGCGGATGAATGTCGTCCAACCCGCCGTCAAACGCCCCCATGATCGGACTGAGCGGCGGAATGTACCAAACCATTGGCAACGTCCGGTATTCCGGGTGAAGCGGGAGCGCGATCTTTTGCTCGACGGCAAGTTTATAAACCGGTGAGCGTTGCGCTGCTTCAATCCAATCGTCCGTATACCCCGCTTCACGTGCTGCTTCAATCACGTCTGGATCATACGGATTTAAAAAGATGCGCAAATGGGCATGGTACAGCTCTTTTTCATCTTGGACCGAAGCGGCCGCCTCGACTTGATCCAAATCGTAAAACACGATGCCGATGTAACGGAGCCGGCCGACGCACGTTTCTGAACAAACTGTCGGCAATCCTGCTTCCATACGCGGAAAACAAAACGTGCATTTCTCCGCCTTATGCGTTTTCCAATTAAAGTATACTTTTTTATACGGACAGCCGGTCACACAAAACCGCCAGCTCCGGCACGCGTCATGGTCAACAAGCACAATGCCGTCCTCATCCCGCTTATAAATCGCCCCTGACGGACAAGAAGAGACGCAAGGCGGGTTTAAACAATGTTCGCAAATGCGCGGCAAATACATCATAAACGTTTGTTCGAACTCAAATTTCACTTTTTCTTCAATGCCTTTTACGTTCGGATCGCGTTTTCCTGTTTCATATACCCCGGCCAAGTCGTCTTCCCAGTTCGGCCCCCACGTGATGTCCATGTATTCGCCGGTCAGCTGTGACTTAGGCCGGGCGACAGGCTGGTGCTCCCCTTCCGGACGATTGATCAGCTGTTCATAATCGTATGTCCAAGGCTCATAGTAATCGTCGATCACCGTCATATTCGGGTTGTAAAACAGGTTTAACAGTTTATTCACCCGGCCGCCGGCGCGCAGCTCGAGCTTCCCATCTTTGAGCACCCAGCCGCCTTTATGCCCGTCCTGGTTTTCCCATTCTTTCGGATAACCGATGCCCGGTTTTGTTTCCACATTGTTCCACCACATATATTCCGCCCCAGGGCGGTTCGTCCATGTATTGTTGCATGTAATGCTGCATGTGTGGCAACCGATGCACTTGTCCAAATTCATGACCATCCCGAACTGCGCTCTAACTCTCAAGCCAATCCACTTCCCTTTTTTCAAGTTTGCGGATCATCACTTGCTCATCCCGCTGATTTCCTGTCGGTCCATAATAATTGAAGCCATAGCTTAATTGTGCATAACCGCCGATCATTTGCGT
Proteins encoded in this region:
- the narH gene encoding nitrate reductase subunit beta; the protein is MRVRAQFGMVMNLDKCIGCHTCSITCNNTWTNRPGAEYMWWNNVETKPGIGYPKEWENQDGHKGGWVLKDGKLELRAGGRVNKLLNLFYNPNMTVIDDYYEPWTYDYEQLINRPEGEHQPVARPKSQLTGEYMDITWGPNWEDDLAGVYETGKRDPNVKGIEEKVKFEFEQTFMMYLPRICEHCLNPPCVSSCPSGAIYKRDEDGIVLVDHDACRSWRFCVTGCPYKKVYFNWKTHKAEKCTFCFPRMEAGLPTVCSETCVGRLRYIGIVFYDLDQVEAAASVQDEKELYHAHLRIFLNPYDPDVIEAAREAGYTDDWIEAAQRSPVYKLAVEQKIALPLHPEYRTLPMVWYIPPLSPIMGAFDGGLDDIHPHVIFPAIDQMRIPIEYLANLLAAGDTEVIRTVLKKMVAMRSYMRAVNLGKEPDRSILEKVGMDEHTVKEMYKLSAVAKYSDRYVIPSSHREKAGNAFYGQGTAGYAFMESCSGCSEYDAERFYSFDWGDEGGRASETM
- the narJ gene encoding nitrate reductase molybdenum cofactor assembly chaperone, with translation MEEHQKLCKLASILLQYPEREWLEDEQLFYEISKLANHTARKRFLQFLDHAKTKAIDELCELYVRTFDLSDRTTMYLTYYLFGDQKERGQALLKLKEAFRRAGLELTEDELPDYLPLMLEFAAVAPVNDAKNVLLAHHKAIKGLADRLQEVNHPYFFVLDGCLAGMDAFLEETNGADIPMRAEEAT